In Megalobrama amblycephala isolate DHTTF-2021 linkage group LG21, ASM1881202v1, whole genome shotgun sequence, the genomic stretch GCCAGGTAGTAATAACGGTAGTTATTGAAATGAGAGACGGTGTTAGTCATCACACACTTGGCCTACTTTCGTACTGCTCATCTTCTAAACTGCTGTCTCGTTGCCGACTCCACTTTGCCACACCCCCCTTGTCAcagtcatttaaaggtgctctgggtcatttattttataataataaatattaaatgtgaCAGACATCATTGAAATAGGTGTCCAGTAATAACTTTAGTTCTCAATCAGATAGTCAGGGCCCACTGGGGGGCCTCAGCAAACTTTCAAGGGGGCTTCAAGAttacttaaaattatttaaaacaagacaaaacatgcattaaaataagCTTAAAGATGCcttagaatcaaaaattgaatttaccttggcatagttgaataacaagagttcagtacatggaaatgacatacaatgagtctcaaacaccattgtttcctcttcttgtgtaaatctcatttgtttaaaagacctccgaaaaacaggcgaatctcaacataacaccgactgttacgtaaaagtcaggatcattaatatgtacgcccccaatatttgcatatgccagctcatgttcaaggcattacacaagggcaggcagtattaacgtctggatctgtgcacagctgaatcatcagactaggtaagcaagcaagaacaatagcaaaaaatggcagatggagcgataataactgacatgatccatgattacatgatatttttagtgatatttgtaaattgtctttataaatgtttcgttaccatgacgaacatcttgtaaagattcatttgagggttatattagctgtgtgaactttgtaaatgcactgtattatagtcgagagcttgggggcagggagtgcgcgatttaaaggggccgcagcctgaatcggtgcatagttaatgatgccccaaaatatgcagttaaaaaaattaattaaaaaaaatctaaggggtattttgagctgaaacttcacagacacattcaggggacaccttagacttatattacatcttgtaaaaactggttctagggcacctttaacaactaAAAGTaaagatatttctttctttcttttttttaaattcacacCTTCTATTTAatcagaaataaatgtttttgaaagaagtcacttatgttcaccaaggctgcatttatttgattaacaaTATGGTAAAAGCAGTAAAagtattgtgaattattattacaggtaaataatacaatattacaataaaaactgctttttgtttttatgtattttaaaatgtaatgtattcctgggaaagctgaattttctgtaGTCATCCAGTCTTCAGCGTCAactgatccttcagaaatgtttctaacatgctgattttTGCTCAGgaagcatttcttattattatctatGTTGAAAacgttttgctgtttttttttttatgtaataatatttcacaatattactttttttttggtgaCCATAtaatacttctttcaaaagcataaaaaaatttGAATCTGTATGAGATAAATTAATTTAGTGTGATTTGTGAGTGTGAAGTGTGATTTCTAGACATGGTAATGCAAATTGTTATGTAAATTGATAAAATCTTATAACTCCATGAGCAATTTTTATGctgaataaatatacatttttagttATGCCAAGCTCTAATATATTTCATCAGATAGAAATTGTGACTATCCAGTAAACAACAGGAAAAATCATAGGACCTTTGAATATTAATGTGGACACTGGGGGCCttgaagtttaatttttttgcaggCGAAATCCAGTAATTTCGATAGGAATCCAAACAATTGCAAATTTTGCAAGAGGGCAAAATATTTACCCACACAGATTTCACAACAAGTACAAGTTGGTCACACAGATTCACCTCGATAACCATCATAAGCTGCTTGGTTTAATAGTTACTTCTGTATGAGCTGTGCTACATACATCATTAcactattaaaggtgcagtaagcgatttctaaGAAAAGcagttgatatttgaaatcaccaaaacaaacacgccCCTTCCCAAAAGACCACAAACCTAACCTGATAGCTCCACCCAATTCACAAGCAAGCTATGCAACACAGGCGACACACCGACAcaccccttactgctgattggctactaGTGTTTTTTGGTGCTCGGCCCAATCCACTTTCAACGTTGCTCAgcaatcgcttactgcacctttaacaataGACAATGGACCCTTTCGCCCCTCaaaattttgctgaaattttgctaatgtgaccgcaccttaaaAGGTTGACAACCACCGCCATAGACTTTGTGAACCGCAAACAAGAGTGAACCTACAATTTTTTTGAACCACCGAAAActactttattcttgtaaaccTGTTCGCTTGTGAAATAAATTAGCCATGGCTGATTTAATAGTGCATGTGAACAGCATTGGCAACTTGAAAAAGACACTCCTTTACATTCATTAAGGCAAAATGCTTAAAGGCTCATCAGTGTAAAACTGTTAAGGTTTTAGTATGTTTCTGCATTGAGATGTGTTGTTTTAAACAGCTAGAGGAATCATGATGTTTGCCTGCGTTCCCATGCCAACTCTGCGAGCTATGCTGTCCAAGAATCTGCCTCCTCAGCAATATGGTAAAGTCGCAACTAAACAGAAACAAAAACTAAAGACTGCTGTTATTATATCAGACTGTATGTGGAAGTCACTTAGAATGTGCTTCATCCAAGTACAAGCCATATATTTGAGGTCATGATGCACGTTATTTGATGCTTCATGAGAGTCCTCTCCTGTATCTCTTGGCAGGGCGAGTCTTTGGGCTTCTCCAGCTGGTTCTGGCTGTGACTGATCTCTTGTCTAATGTCTTTTTCACCTCCATTTACCCATTAACTCTCGCCTGGTTCAGTGGCTTCTGTTTCCTCCTCTCCTGCGCCATTAGTTACATTAGTGTCGTCCCGATCATGTAAGTAAACCTGctgttaaaaaacaacaacaacagaaaaagtTCTTTGGTGGTTTCTTCTCAGATCATGTGGAGTAACCGCTacctatttttgtttttcagttatCTAAGTGGCAGAGAACATGGAGCCTGAGAACATGAAAATGTGTCTGTTGTAATTCATTTTGATTCATTACTACAGAGCCCCTAATGAGATATGgtgatttaaaatatatgataaaattatatttcaatgctttttcTATTGCATTTGCATTCCATGAGAAAATATAGTCCCCCCCACCCCACCTTATGTCACAAAAACTTTGCAAGTGAATGCAAATGCATTGAAATACATTTTCCTCAATTTCCCATGTGccttaaagggattgttcaacctaaaattaaaattaagtcatcatttactcaccctggtgttgTTTTAATGCTGAATGTcgttctttctttttcagacaacaaaaggagaaataaaaaaaaataaaaaaaatgtcccaCTCATGCTTGtccatataatggcagtgaatagagaCCAGCATCAatcaaaaaataagaaaaaaaataataagaaaaaaagatgCAAATGTATCAAAGAATGATCCCATGCAACATATGTCGTGCATCTCATATGTTCTGGGGACATATGATAGGGTTTGGCAAAAACAAATCGAAAttgaatgtattatttaaagggttagttcacccaaaaattaaaattatgtcattaatgactcaccctcatgtcgttccaaacctgtaagacctccgttcatcttcggaacacagtttaagatattttagatttagtccgagagctttctgtccctccattgaaaatgtatgtacggtttactgtccatgtccagaaaggtaataaaaacatcatcaaagtagtccatgtgacatcagtgggttagttagaagtttttgaagcatctaaaatacattttggtccaaaaattacaaaaactacgattttattcagcattgtcttctcttccgggtctgttgtatatatccgctttcactccacagtgacgctgcttcttcttcttcttctttcctgttttacggcggttggcatccagcttattggtgcattaccgcccccttctgctcagcacagtgacgcgattaggacatctgcgacatgcacacctacgcaccattttaaaaaatatagcaataccaaaatacaaacaatgtagaatagcttgaatacagcatgcgtctccctcagactgtaaatgaagctcgggcgcactagataacacgtcatcagtgtcactgtccggagcagaagggggcggtacatacatttttaatggagggacagaaatctcaaatatcttaaactgtgttccgaagatgaacggaggtcttacgggtttggaacaacatgagggtgagtcattaattcatttttgggtgaactaaccctttaacaaaaaaTCCTGACCTCGACCTTTGGACAAAGCTATGCGACATACACGTTTGTGAGACCCTGTTAGCACTGCAGTTCACTCTGCCTCATCCAGAAAAAGCACAAAAGCTGTGAGAAATCAAGATGAATAAAACGCAACAGAAATACAATGCTTAGAAATCTCAAAAAAGTATCTGTGTACTTTCTCACTTAGTTAAATATCTCTGGCCCAGAACTCTGGTTGTCAGATGAAAGTCAGAATGACAGTTGACAGATGTGAACGTGATAACTTCTTCACTTGGTCGCTATTCATTATATGGACAAGCAAGAAcgagacatttttaaaaaaaaatctcctttTGTGGTCCGGAAACGAAAGAAGGATATACagcattagaacaacaccagagtgagtaaatgatgacttcattttcattttagcatgaactaaccctttaagggccTATATCTATATtgttaaatatgatttatttgttAGAGAACAACATTACAGATGGTGTATATTGTACCAATAAATAGTCCGTGCTTCCTGTCTGTGTTACGGGCAGTTGTGGAGTCATGGTTAGAGAGTTGACTTGTAAACcgaaggtcatgggttcgagtctcagtaccggcaggaaatgtaggtgggagagtgaatgaacagcactctcttccactctttttacccacaactgaggtgcccttgagcaagtcACCTAACCCTCAATGACTGCCcactgctctgtgtgtgtgtgtgtgtgtgtgtgtgtgtgtgttcaatactcactgctgtgtgtgtgcacttagATGGGTCAAAtacagagcacaaattccgagtgtgggacaccatacttggctacatgTCACATACTTTCACTTTTCtcaataaaatttaatttaaagagCTTATTGCTCCTTGGTTGGCTGCTCAGTCATGCTGTTCCCAAGTGGGCTATAGTTTTTGTAACAGCATAGACAGGGGGTTCTGCagttaacattttgaattttttttcctccagtTTGGTTCAGAGTAGggattctttttttcagtttctcTGAGGATTCATCAATATACAGTTCATGTGTTCTtgtgtgctttaaaaaaaatgactatAGGCTACTACAAATTTTTTtcatgtaatttggaatcagtaacaTACAACAAATTGTAAATAATCTACTCAGCACTGCTGATGAAACATTAAGACAATAAACATACGATTGCGTCAATATATGGATTATCTGTGTTCTTCTAGACATCTCTGGTATTTTCATGAGAATAAAGtacatttataatgcaatgaTAATCAACATAGCCTATATAGTATTCTATAGTCACTGTATAGAAGACTATAAAATAATACTGGTTGCTTTCAGAGATGGTAACAGACGTTTTAGACTTGTATTATAATTGCGTGGGCTGTGCTACAAATATTTCAACCACTGTAGCACCAGTCCTATAtatacacgtgtgtgtgtgtgtgtgtgtgtgtgtgtgtgtgtgtgtgtgtgtgtgtgtgtgtgtgttgagtgtATGTGTACaggtttatattacattgtggTCCCCACAAGGGTAGTAAAACCTGAAATCACCTACATTGTggaagttttctgtgatgggtaggtttaggggtagggttagtgtagggggatagaatatacagtttgtacagtataaagtataaaaaccattacgtctatggagagtcccaaCAAGGATAGTGAAccagacgtgtgtgtgtgtgtgtgtgtgtgtgtgtgtgtgtgtgtgtgtgtgtgtgtgtgtgcgcttgttttcatgatttatgaggacacaaatttgtataatgacatgggtattacactggtattacgacataaacatgttttatgattcctcatatttaaaatatgaacatatatgctttaaaaacatactaaacaatgttttattaaaaatgtaaaaatgcagaatgttttctgtgatgggtaggtttaggagtaggggtagtgtagggggatagaatgtacagtttgtacagtataaaaaacattacgcctatggaatgtccttactaagatagcaaaacaaacctgtgtgtgtgtgtgtgtgtgtgtgtgtgtgtgtgtgtgtgtgtgtgtgtgtgtgtgtgtgtgtgtgtgtgtgtgtgtgtgttaaaaagTTTTTAACTGCATAAACTGAATTAATACAGTTCAGATGTGTTTTCTCTGTAATGTCCAACAGCTGCCACATGGTGTCATCTAATCATCTATGCGTGACCTACTATGGCAAGCggtattaaaatataaaactctGGTTTGATTTTATTCATGGatatatattttagatagtTTCAATCGTATTTTGATGAGTTCTATTTATAATTTGACTAGTCAGTATGATAATTAGAGATATCTGTAATCTTAATTTTGAGATGATTCAAatcaattatttttatatagattacagtgtttatatatatccgtgcacatttttattttttttattcatgtgcccttataatctttaattaaaatcaCTAACTTCCCAACCCCCTCGAAGTGAAATCTTGGCTCTGTTTAACTCCAGAGGGGTTATGAGGCTTTAGAGGAGTGCGGCagcattgttattttatttttacacagattGGTAagtctattagtaaaatctgtgtacTTTAGCaatgtttgtttcattatatcAGTGACAgttaaaaaatggcaaaaagcacttcttgtgttttttttttttttgcctcaagtttgcatgcctgtaactcaataAGTATTAAagacaaattaatttaattaattaattaacaaacTTTCTTTTTGGtttcttcattttaaaaactaaataagttatataaattaaatatataatatttaatatataacatttgCTGCAAGAAAAAAGGAATTAGGCTAATAACCCTCCATGGCCTTCCCTAATGCTTTTACTCttggtttgtgtgtttgttgttgtcttgtcttgtgtttgttgtgtgtgtggtATTTATGTTCTGCAGAGCAGGAACTTGCTGAAAACCAGTTTTATACTGAGTTAGGCCCGATTGTTTTTAATCCTTTCctgcttaaataaataaataaataaataaaccatagGACTATATGAGGTAAAATTAGCCCAGCTTTTATTCAATATGAGCTGACATTGGGTTAAAGTGTGCAACCCAACTTGCTGGGTTACTTTAATTTAGCAATTTAAGTAACTAAATTACTAAATTACTACTGCTAGAGCCAGCAAGTATTAAATGCTAAAACAGCTTGCCATATGCCTACTGCCTACGTATTTCCGCTAAATTTTCAGTGTCTACACGAGCTTCCGGTAAAGTATTCATTGATAGCAAACTgtggtagtagtagtagtagtaaacTTTTTCTGACATATTTCAGTTAACTCTCGATCACAAACAAATTTATATCAttacattatacatatattGCTAACACATAATTttagtatattattttaaaatataacgtTTTAGTAATGAGTTCAAAAAGCTTTAAATACCTTCGGCGTGAAGGTGCGTCGTCTCGATATTGTTGTGTCCCGTTCTGTAAAATGTCCTCAAGATTTAATTCTGTGATAAGTTTCCATAGTTTCCCATTGGACGAAGAAACACGGGAAAAGTGGCTTCGCAATATCCGGCGTGAGAATTTTAAAGTTAGTCCTAATACAAGAGTCTGCAGTCGTCACTTCAAGAGTGATGATTTGATTGAACCATCGACTCCTACAGCACGCAGACTACTGAAGAAGGGCGCTGTGCCCACGTTGTTCCAATGGAACAGCTGTTCCACCCCAGCACCAAAACGCACCGGgttatggaagaaaaaaaaggttcCCACTCATTTAAAAGATCTTGTGCCTACGGACCCGCATCAGGATCATGATTATTGCTCCTCTCCAACCCAGGCTGATCTGGATTTGGATCAGACCGAAGATCTCCAAAAGGAGGTGGAGTTCCTGAGGAGACAGGTGGCAGAGTTGTCTGTACTTCAGAGATTTTGTTTGGGGAGATTTGCTGCATCTGACGATGACATAATGTTTTACACGAGGTAAGCTCTAAAACGTAAACAGTATAATATATTATAGAACACATTGTTGCTTTGGTCGTCTGATCGCCTAAAACTACTCATTTGATCTTTACGTTCATTTAAGTATTTTattcccttgtgaaaaaaaaagtttgtattgaatctgcacttgtagtgtacttcacaTCTTAaagaaataacaataaaaaaaactgttcttccagataatatattaatgaaataatgtCACTTAACATTTCTCAAAGAGTACGTTTTGCATGACATGCAGTgggtgtaatgcattacaaaaaattaattactgtaatttaattacttttttcatgAAGCAAGTAAGGGATTACTCTTAATTCTGTAATTTACAGTTACTTTTgatttaattgcattaaatactgtatagacTTGAGAAtaattctatataaaacaatagtggatttaacatcaaaatttaaCGGCTAATGttaaaatttatgtttttaatgtaaccttctccctttaaatactttagtcagttcaagaataatgcaattttatattatatatttggaAGAATTATGAGCAGTTTTGTGTCTGTCCTTGTATTGTTCAACTGGTCAAGGTagatatgggatttagaaagtaattagcaataagtaatgcaatactttttagagagagtaattagtacagtaatctaattacactgttgaaaaTGTAGCAGCTTGTAAGTAATTACTTTTATTACAGTAACTTACCCAACTCTGATGACGTTTCTTAaaacacttaagtacacttataaaaaatgctttttgtaatgtcttttttttttacttttttttttacatagtaaagcacatgtaaagcacttgattttaattttaactgtaatgtgtaatttgatattacatttaaagttcatatatatatatatatatatatatatatatatatatatatatatatatatatatatatatatatatatatatatatatatatatatatatatatatatatatatatatatatatatatatatatatatatatatatatatatatatgtatacacatgTACTTAAGTTCTATTTAAGTAGGTCAAAAAGCACTCTTAAGTTCAACTTATTGTAATatagtttaaattaattttcttttaattgtaaataatgtGCAGTTAAGTATCCGAAAAATATTACATTCAGTTTGTAAgcaagtatattcttttaaagtatattatttccataataaATACTTCCACAAGGATTTATAGTCCATAAAGCCTTACATTTTCACAAGTAAATTACAATAGGGTCTTAACAAAAACTGAGCTAGGTTGTGCATTACGTTTGTCGGTATATATTATCTCAAACATGTCTCACATCTCATGTAGGTTTGCGACTTACAACCACTTGATGGCGTTCTGGAGACTGATTGAGCCTGCATCCCACAACATGGTTCGTTTGACCAGAGCAAGGCAAGCTAAAACAAAGAATGAAGATGGAGCATCAGGCAGTGCATCTGTAAATAATCAATTTATGCATTTTATAATTCTATAAAATACGAatataagaataaaataatttatcgTTCATTACACTATAAATTCCATACATGTTATGTAGGGGGAATAGAAAGAAACTGGAATGTTACTAATGTTACTTTGTCTATATAGACATACACATTATTAAAACTTTTccaattttgttattttaacagTATCAGTCCCTGCAGCCCATAGATgagttttttcttttcatgGTCCATCTCTCGGTTGGTCTAAAAGAGAGGGATCTGGGCCACAGATTCAACATCCATCAGTCCAACGTGAGTCAAATAATTACAACATGGGCCAATTTCCTGTACACCATTCTTGGATCTGTGCGCATCTGGATGTCTGTGGAGGCGGTCAAGGCTCAAATGCCAAAGGAATTCCAGGACTACCCAGACACACAAGTAGTGATTGACTGCACCGAGCTGCGTTGTCAAACACCATCCTCTCTCATGCGTGAAGGTGAAGGGTCCCATTGCACCTTAAAGGGGTTAATTGGCATGGCACCTCATGGTACAGTCACTTTTGTGTCATCCTTGTGTGGAGGATCTGTCAGTGACAAGGAACTTCTGAAGCAGTCTGGGATTGTGTCGCTACTGAAACCTGGAATGGCCATTATGGTCAACAAAGGTTTTCTTGTAGATGACTGTGTACCATGCAAAGTTTACAGACCTGCTTACCTGATAAAGCAGGAAGAGTTTCCAGCTAATGAGGTGAAGGAGACTCAATCCATTGCTCAGCTGAGGGTTTACATTGAGCGCCTCATCTGCAGAGTGAAGCAACACAAGCTGTTTGATACAGTCATCCCTCACTCCATCACCAGGACCATCAACCAGCTATACACTGTCGCTTGCCTCCTTATAAACTACCAGAATGGCCCTTTGTTACAAGCATGGGCAAAGGATTAAAGTTGTTGTTGAGGGATATATCAAAGGACTAATGTAACTATATGAATAACTCGGATACAATGTTCCTGTACACATGtaaatataaatcattttcataGTATTTctgtaaacatgcaaataactgcagttgcatacagaaaaaatataatgtaatcatgTAAATAGGTGCAGGAAAAGCTTATAAAGTTATTTATGTTTACATGAACACTGTATCAATGCAGATCAatgtaaacatgtaaatataaatgaCTTTGATGGTGTTTCTGTAAACATACAAATAACTTAAATGTCTTTCCTGTACATCACTGTAAtggaaatatgtaaatataaataaatttataaaacttttaatATACACCACTGTAATATAAACATGTAacacttaaaaggatagttcaccccccaaaaaagagaaaattctgtcatcatttactcattctcGAGTTGTtctcaaacctgtatgaatttctgtcTAACACAAAAGAAGAGATTTTTGAAGAAGACCCGTCAACTTTTTGGTAACCCATATtctacaaaatatcttcttttgtgttcaacagaagacaGAAATTCATACATACTtaagagaattttcatttttgggtgaactctcccTTTAACTTTGGTGCATTGTTTATGTAAGCACGCAAATATAAATGACTGTTTCTATAACcataaataactttataaagCTTCTCTTGTACACCACTTTAATGTAAAGTTACTGTAATATTAAGGCCCAACTGATTGCCCGGCCTCTGCTCTGGTCTATTATTTACCTGGCCAGATCATGTGATGATTTATTTGGCTACCTTGGAGACGATGAGTCTCAGTTTCTGTTGCGGCCCCCTATCTATTATTTAGCTTTAAGCAGGTGCGTCTCCTACGGCACAGGGGAAAAAGTAATTTCCTGAGTGTGACAAACAGGTAATTATTGATGATGATACCTGATGCTAAAGCTCTCCTTGTCCCATAGTCCTTCTGGACAAGACATTTAAAGCTTGTAAACCATTTTGCAGGTTCatattgaaacttttttttttttaaataaatactaaaaacatttaattttaatgtaggaCTTTCAATTTCCATGAATACAAGATGGTTTCATCAAACTGAAAattttttgtttgtctgttttaatGTTGGTCTATGAACAGAGtgaaatgacagtaaagacccTCAGCCAGGTGGTCACAAGAGACTCACTGCAGAGGCTCTGAGACATCAAGGAGATCACTGAGCCTTTGATATC encodes the following:
- the si:ch211-262i1.5 gene encoding uncharacterized protein si:ch211-262i1.5, with product MSSKSFKYLRREGASSRYCCVPFCKMSSRFNSVISFHSFPLDEETREKWLRNIRRENFKVSPNTRVCSRHFKSDDLIEPSTPTARRLLKKGAVPTLFQWNSCSTPAPKRTGLWKKKKVPTHLKDLVPTDPHQDHDYCSSPTQADLDLDQTEDLQKEVEFLRRQVAELSVLQRFCLGRFAASDDDIMFYTRFATYNHLMAFWRLIEPASHNMVRLTRARQAKTKNEDGASGSASYQSLQPIDEFFLFMVHLSVGLKERDLGHRFNIHQSNVSQIITTWANFLYTILGSVRIWMSVEAVKAQMPKEFQDYPDTQVVIDCTELRCQTPSSLMREGEGSHCTLKGLIGMAPHGTVTFVSSLCGGSVSDKELLKQSGIVSLLKPGMAIMVNKGFLVDDCVPCKVYRPAYLIKQEEFPANEVKETQSIAQLRVYIERLICRVKQHKLFDTVIPHSITRTINQLYTVACLLINYQNGPLLQAWAKD